In the genome of Pseudomonas sp. HS6, one region contains:
- a CDS encoding ABC transporter permease, protein MQKFSAAPGVMFTSVWHNRALIVALIKREVIGRYRGSFMGILWSFFNPIVMLSIYTFVFSYVFNSRWAGAGGSKAEFALILFAGLMVFNLFAECVTRAPNLIISNANYVKKVVFPLEILPCVIAGSSVFHAFVSLIVWLLAYCVFFGLPPVTALYLPLVVAPLLLIILGLSWGLASIGVYMRDVAHFIGLVTSGLMFLAPIFYPATAVPEDYRGLLTLNPLTVVVENVRAVLFFGQAPDWQALGIYACVAIAVAYLGFAFFQKTRKGFADVL, encoded by the coding sequence ATGCAGAAATTTTCGGCGGCGCCTGGCGTCATGTTTACCAGCGTCTGGCACAATCGCGCGCTTATTGTTGCGTTGATCAAACGGGAGGTCATCGGTCGTTATCGAGGCTCCTTCATGGGTATTCTCTGGTCGTTCTTCAATCCGATCGTGATGCTTTCTATTTACACGTTCGTGTTCAGTTACGTTTTCAATTCCCGCTGGGCGGGGGCCGGTGGCTCAAAAGCGGAATTCGCACTCATACTGTTTGCAGGCTTGATGGTCTTCAACTTGTTTGCGGAGTGCGTGACGAGAGCGCCTAATCTGATCATTTCGAACGCCAATTACGTGAAAAAGGTTGTGTTTCCATTGGAAATATTGCCCTGCGTGATTGCAGGTTCCTCCGTGTTCCATGCGTTCGTCAGCTTGATAGTCTGGTTGCTCGCCTATTGCGTATTTTTTGGCTTGCCACCTGTCACGGCGCTTTATTTGCCGCTGGTTGTTGCACCGCTGTTGTTGATTATTCTTGGCCTTTCCTGGGGATTGGCTTCTATTGGTGTTTACATGCGAGATGTCGCGCATTTCATCGGCCTGGTGACAAGCGGTCTGATGTTTCTTGCGCCGATTTTTTATCCTGCGACGGCGGTGCCGGAGGACTATCGAGGTCTTCTGACGCTCAATCCGCTGACCGTAGTTGTGGAAAACGTCAGAGCTGTTCTGTTTTTCGGGCAGGCGCCTGACTGGCAGGCGCTCGGCATCTACGCATGCGTGGCTATTGCAGTGGCTTACCTCGGGTTCGCCTTCTTCCAGAAGACCAGAAAGGGGTTTGCCGATGTCCTCTGA
- a CDS encoding ABC transporter ATP-binding protein, with protein MSSEIAINLQNVSKCYHIYDKPRDRLMQMFAGQRKQYFREFWALKNVSFDIKKGETVGIVGRNGSGKSTLLQVICGTLNQSVGDVQTVGRIGALLELGSGFNPEFTGHENVYMNAAILGLSRAEVDERYDDIAAFADIGEFIHQPVKTYSSGMIVRLAFAVQAMVDPDILIVDEALAVGDERFQRKCFARLDELKAKGTSILFVSHSGPQVVELCDRAILMERGERICTGSPMEVVRAYQKLIYAPVEEQPRLIEEFKTIGSDKIVVETREVDVPQDAPPEDQFFDAGMVPESTTVYPEQGARIDAFEIFDKQGRRCNVLKAGGEYDIVMRGVITESVSRIFFAVHVRTVSGVVITGQRFPEEGKYFECEGTERTFRITFSFQMVMLPGVYFVGGGVWSEAEPTLCHRILDAIMFRLVSDQGARSFGYMDASIDEPALELF; from the coding sequence ATGTCCTCTGAAATTGCGATCAATCTTCAGAATGTCAGTAAGTGTTATCACATTTATGACAAGCCGCGTGATCGACTCATGCAAATGTTCGCCGGTCAGCGCAAGCAGTACTTTCGCGAGTTCTGGGCACTCAAGAACGTTTCGTTCGATATCAAGAAAGGCGAGACCGTTGGTATCGTTGGTCGCAACGGAAGCGGTAAGTCGACGCTGCTCCAGGTCATTTGCGGCACGTTGAACCAGAGCGTCGGCGATGTTCAAACGGTGGGGCGGATCGGTGCGCTGCTTGAGCTGGGGTCCGGGTTCAATCCGGAGTTCACCGGGCATGAGAACGTCTACATGAATGCCGCAATCCTGGGATTGAGCCGAGCTGAAGTCGACGAGCGTTATGACGACATTGCCGCTTTTGCCGACATTGGCGAGTTCATTCATCAGCCGGTCAAGACATACTCAAGCGGCATGATCGTGCGTCTGGCATTTGCCGTTCAGGCAATGGTTGACCCTGACATTCTGATTGTCGATGAGGCATTGGCTGTTGGAGATGAGCGCTTTCAGCGCAAGTGTTTCGCCAGACTTGATGAATTGAAGGCCAAAGGCACCTCGATCTTGTTCGTGTCGCACTCCGGGCCTCAAGTTGTCGAACTCTGTGATCGGGCGATTCTGATGGAGCGCGGCGAGCGCATCTGCACTGGGTCACCGATGGAAGTCGTTCGGGCGTATCAGAAGCTCATCTACGCGCCAGTGGAAGAGCAACCGCGCTTGATTGAAGAATTCAAGACGATTGGTTCCGACAAGATAGTAGTCGAGACCCGGGAGGTGGACGTGCCCCAGGACGCTCCCCCGGAAGATCAGTTCTTCGATGCGGGAATGGTGCCCGAATCGACCACCGTTTATCCGGAACAGGGTGCCCGGATCGACGCCTTCGAAATTTTCGACAAGCAGGGGCGACGCTGTAATGTGCTCAAGGCTGGTGGGGAATACGATATCGTTATGCGTGGTGTCATCACCGAAAGCGTATCGCGGATTTTCTTCGCCGTGCATGTTCGCACAGTCTCGGGTGTGGTGATTACGGGTCAACGTTTTCCCGAGGAAGGAAAATATTTTGAATGTGAAGGTACCGAGCGGACCTTCAGAATCACTTTCAGTTTTCAGATGGTGATGCTGCCCGGCGTATACTTTGTCGGTGGTGGCGTTTGGTCAGAGGCCGAGCCCACGTTGTGCCACAGAATTCTGGATGCGATCATGTTCCGGCTCGTGTCGGATCAAGGCGCAAGATCTTTCGGTTATATGGATGCATCTATCGATGAGCCAGCGCTTGAGCTGTTCTGA
- a CDS encoding sulfotransferase family 2 domain-containing protein — protein sequence MTSSDHQRLLDYFSWNSCVSDERKLLYIATPKVACTSLKWWFAELEGVAEAVKQLKISSETDPELVIHDTLLAVAPQLLVRSPEQLEHVRREGYFSFALVRNPYKRIFSAWQSKILLREPLQVEPYEGQAFVDLPVETLSDVTASFECFLEFLFANERNDFKDAHWTPQYDLLQPDAFSYSAVSKIEDTAALNAALRSHLGEPYISPFSKARANESLIPYLPEFISPRSKSLIDELYAKDFEFYDYPTSIPPAKEAFSQEQLTVALKGIELLRGRHQRIGEMRRYFIEQISGLLKDKEWLAEQRLTWMDFGKSKEDQLFALQASFSEYAGQLEADRNEHQQLRVELEQSKVEAEISKKELDQSRIELDELKVGLEQARVEHERTKVECEQARVELAQLRTDFHQLKLLREQAQFDHEHAKAEHELTKGEHERTKGEHERTKVAHEQTSVELAQLSADFSQLKLLLDHSQVDLEHTKGEHERTKVAHEQTKVESAQLRAELEQSRLEVASLVSEREAFALKHKRYLTSYKYIDAEIVARLRRTVHIMKRRKGD from the coding sequence ATGACGAGCAGTGATCACCAGCGCTTGCTGGACTATTTTTCTTGGAACAGCTGTGTTTCGGATGAGCGCAAGTTGCTTTACATCGCGACACCGAAGGTGGCCTGCACCTCATTGAAGTGGTGGTTCGCGGAGCTTGAAGGGGTTGCGGAGGCTGTCAAGCAATTGAAGATCAGTTCCGAGACGGATCCCGAACTGGTGATTCATGACACGTTGCTGGCCGTTGCTCCTCAATTGCTCGTGCGCTCTCCCGAGCAGCTTGAGCATGTCAGGAGGGAGGGATACTTCAGTTTTGCTTTGGTGAGAAACCCCTACAAGCGAATATTTTCTGCATGGCAGTCGAAGATCCTTTTACGCGAGCCTTTGCAAGTCGAGCCGTATGAAGGCCAGGCGTTCGTGGATCTTCCGGTCGAGACCCTGTCGGATGTGACCGCGTCTTTCGAGTGTTTTCTTGAGTTTCTGTTCGCCAATGAACGAAACGACTTCAAGGACGCTCACTGGACACCGCAATATGATTTGCTACAGCCGGATGCATTCTCCTACAGTGCCGTTTCCAAAATCGAGGACACCGCAGCGCTCAATGCTGCGCTACGCAGCCATCTCGGTGAGCCTTACATCAGTCCATTCAGTAAGGCCAGGGCAAACGAAAGTCTGATCCCTTATCTTCCGGAATTCATCAGTCCGCGATCCAAGTCGCTGATCGATGAACTCTATGCGAAAGACTTCGAATTCTATGACTACCCAACCTCCATCCCTCCTGCGAAAGAAGCGTTCTCGCAAGAGCAGTTGACAGTAGCGCTTAAGGGGATCGAGTTGCTGCGTGGGCGGCATCAGCGCATTGGCGAAATGCGTCGGTATTTCATTGAGCAGATTTCCGGGCTGTTGAAGGATAAGGAGTGGCTCGCAGAGCAGCGTCTGACATGGATGGATTTCGGCAAGAGCAAGGAAGATCAGCTATTTGCGCTCCAGGCTAGCTTTAGCGAATATGCAGGGCAGCTCGAGGCGGATCGAAATGAGCACCAGCAACTCAGGGTAGAGCTGGAACAGTCGAAGGTGGAGGCTGAGATCTCAAAAAAGGAACTCGATCAGTCCAGGATTGAACTTGACGAGTTGAAAGTCGGACTTGAACAGGCAAGGGTCGAGCACGAACGGACGAAAGTTGAGTGCGAACAGGCAAGAGTGGAACTGGCACAATTGAGAACTGATTTTCATCAGTTGAAGTTACTGCGCGAACAGGCGCAGTTCGACCACGAACATGCGAAAGCCGAGCACGAACTTACGAAAGGTGAGCACGAACGGACGAAAGGTGAGCACGAACGGACGAAAGTTGCGCACGAGCAGACAAGTGTCGAGCTGGCACAATTGAGTGCTGATTTTAGTCAGTTGAAGTTACTCCTCGATCATTCTCAGGTCGACTTGGAACACACGAAGGGCGAGCACGAGCGGACGAAAGTTGCGCACGAGCAGACAAAGGTCGAGTCGGCACAGTTGAGGGCTGAACTTGAGCAGTCGCGGTTGGAGGTGGCCTCACTTGTTTCCGAGCGTGAAGCGTTTGCTCTGAAGCACAAGCGTTATCTCACCTCCTACAAATATATTGATGCAGAAATCGTCGCTCGATTGCGCAGGACGGTGCATATTATGAAAAGGCGCAAGGGAGATTAA
- a CDS encoding glycosyltransferase family 2 protein, producing MAKVSVVLTSYNHDKYIGQAIDTVLNQTYGDLELIVVDDVSPDASWEVIERYDDPRIIKVRNDRTRRYIYNINRAIQSQSTGDYIAIHHSDDAWALDKLEKQVAVLDANPHIGAVFSHVQCIDENNQPLSIDWFNQPNKSRAAWLRALFFNENRLCHPSALVRRSAYEQSELYKCAHAQIDDAELWTRLLKVSDIHVVQEKLTLHRIFSDQSNASGDRPDRRARLKLEWHLQKQHYVDLPQADILEIFPEAAQWVTPQGAHTQFLLAMVAIHAGTCPGTRLFGIELLYRLMTDAESQEQIETLHGFNYLDFIGLTGKEDFFSQAVIAEQPAVAIATGWRALMSRLLRRLGAA from the coding sequence GTGGCAAAGGTTTCGGTTGTACTGACTTCCTATAATCACGATAAGTATATTGGGCAGGCGATTGATACTGTTCTCAATCAAACCTATGGTGACTTGGAACTGATTGTCGTTGATGATGTTTCGCCAGATGCTTCCTGGGAAGTTATCGAGCGCTATGATGATCCGCGGATTATCAAGGTTCGAAATGATCGAACTCGCCGTTATATTTACAATATCAATCGCGCTATCCAGTCACAGAGCACCGGTGACTACATCGCTATCCATCACTCGGATGATGCCTGGGCACTGGACAAGCTAGAGAAACAAGTCGCAGTGCTGGATGCCAACCCGCACATCGGTGCGGTGTTCTCCCACGTGCAATGTATTGACGAAAACAATCAACCGTTGTCTATCGATTGGTTCAACCAGCCAAACAAGTCACGAGCGGCTTGGTTGCGTGCGCTGTTTTTCAACGAGAACAGATTGTGCCATCCGAGTGCCCTGGTCAGGCGCAGTGCCTACGAGCAAAGCGAACTGTACAAGTGTGCCCATGCTCAGATCGATGATGCGGAGCTTTGGACCCGATTGTTGAAGGTGTCCGATATCCATGTCGTCCAGGAAAAGCTGACATTGCACCGGATCTTCTCAGATCAGTCCAATGCGAGTGGCGATCGCCCAGACAGACGGGCCCGTTTGAAGCTGGAATGGCATCTGCAGAAACAACATTATGTCGATTTGCCCCAAGCGGATATTCTTGAGATCTTTCCGGAAGCCGCACAGTGGGTAACACCTCAGGGAGCTCATACTCAGTTTCTGTTGGCAATGGTTGCAATTCATGCTGGCACCTGTCCAGGTACGAGGTTGTTCGGTATCGAATTGCTTTATCGATTGATGACGGACGCCGAGTCTCAGGAACAGATTGAGACGCTGCATGGCTTCAATTACCTGGACTTTATCGGTCTTACGGGTAAAGAAGATTTTTTTAGCCAGGCGGTGATCGCCGAGCAGCCTGCTGTCGCAATTGCTACTGGATGGCGAGCGCTGATGAGCAGGCTTCTTCGTAGGTTAGGCGCTGCTTGA
- a CDS encoding acyltransferase: protein MSTTVADSNRSFGLDVCRTLACLLVVFGHMLGHSLPSPILSNFAFLAIFGVDLFFCLSGFLIGRILLKEAARWGETKTAGLTNFWYRRWMRTLPLYVFFFFVSLKFDWQGATTFGEQFRYLVFAQNFAWTMTDFYRLSWSLAVEEWFYYTFPLLILLMIGFGASVKRAAMITIAVFIVVPFLARIGMPIQPVRYDDARYVVLYRLDAIGFGVLVAYLYTWHKPLFDRIIRFWYIPLAFVVGIIVLTKQGVPWTLNDKVLQSVFFSCSAIFFAALIPAFFHLRPSRSQLLNRFVKFTSLVSYSIYLGHIFAFTLVISVLNRFGLHEAIYNNPWIVYPIFTLCVYLLAYLTYRLVEKPFLKLRDVDGFSFVKFLKSLQRLGAGK, encoded by the coding sequence ATGAGCACAACTGTTGCGGATTCCAATCGTTCTTTCGGACTTGATGTCTGTCGGACGCTTGCATGCCTGCTTGTCGTATTCGGGCATATGCTGGGGCACTCTCTTCCCAGTCCCATCCTGTCAAATTTCGCATTTCTGGCCATTTTTGGCGTGGATTTGTTTTTTTGCCTGAGTGGTTTCCTGATAGGTCGAATTCTGCTTAAAGAGGCCGCGCGTTGGGGTGAAACGAAAACGGCGGGGCTCACGAACTTCTGGTATCGCCGATGGATGAGAACATTGCCGCTTTACGTGTTCTTCTTCTTTGTTTCGTTGAAGTTTGACTGGCAAGGCGCAACGACCTTCGGCGAGCAGTTTCGATACTTGGTGTTTGCTCAGAATTTCGCCTGGACCATGACAGACTTTTATCGATTGTCGTGGAGCTTGGCTGTAGAAGAGTGGTTTTACTATACGTTCCCTTTGCTCATATTGCTGATGATCGGTTTTGGTGCCAGCGTAAAACGGGCAGCGATGATAACGATCGCGGTTTTTATCGTCGTTCCTTTTCTTGCGCGTATTGGCATGCCGATCCAGCCGGTCAGGTATGACGATGCTCGCTATGTCGTTCTCTATCGTCTGGATGCCATTGGGTTCGGTGTGCTGGTGGCTTATCTCTATACTTGGCATAAGCCGTTGTTTGATCGGATTATCCGCTTTTGGTATATCCCTTTGGCATTTGTAGTCGGGATCATTGTCCTGACAAAGCAGGGCGTGCCTTGGACGTTAAATGACAAAGTGTTGCAGTCAGTGTTTTTTTCCTGCTCGGCGATTTTTTTTGCGGCACTGATTCCCGCATTCTTCCATTTGCGTCCTTCGCGCTCGCAATTGCTCAATCGTTTCGTCAAGTTTACGAGTCTGGTCTCCTACTCGATCTACCTTGGGCATATTTTTGCCTTCACTCTGGTGATTTCGGTGTTGAACAGATTTGGGTTGCATGAGGCTATATATAATAATCCCTGGATCGTTTATCCAATATTCACTCTGTGTGTTTACTTGCTCGCTTATTTGACTTATCGCTTGGTTGAGAAGCCGTTCCTGAAACTTCGAGATGTCGATGGGTTTTCATTCGTAAAATTTCTGAAGAGCCTCCAGCGTCTCGGCGCAGGGAAGTAG
- a CDS encoding glycosyltransferase family 4 protein, with translation MQNSTPPDFSRYCGTVAMANNYVAAQADGAQAVPVLVVTSASERACDLSDVYKSLRVQTFQSWQWLVCYDGNSDEQLNAAFIAEVAKDKRVLLRPRAECASTSAVWSAFDYVVLVDAKTQLKSTFIEKAIWSLASNPEFAFCNSLGMIPGEHGWLINHHLSEGKHYLASAQLRVRAAVFRRSVLLETFSDVAILSDGRDPLAMLSSLADKGYWGYTIPEYLQWCSFSAVENDIDSDQIKAGKAVPQVNRRFPSAYETLPVAFPFRNPLKRNASGRRVMFLLPWMVEGGADRVNIDLIEGLVAGGADVTVCATLEADHRWLGKFAELTRDVFVLPNFLSLSDFPRFILYLIESRSIDTVLIAGSTLGYQLLPYLRTMAPETAFVDLCHTEEMHWLNGGHPRFAVGYQDALDLNVVSTRHLSDWMERLGADPEKVRVMYTGIKSQPVSLSESERGAVLRGFALDEHALTIIFAGRMCDQKRPLKLAEILSVAKQRGVRFNALVIGEGELRPAFESLIAQYDLGTEVRVLGAKPHADWLSLLAVSDVLLMPSEYEGISVALIESMAAGVVPVVADVGGQDELVGVETGYLVQHGEDEVARYVQVLQELAADAETRRHKALACRQLIEANYTAAATSRQWLEIMDEARDNRKHSPQPFLPLGLAREMATNALENRRVTSYLDHLYSTHCLTNEAQTTAPFNQGILAFLVAKIRRNRWARFIFNRPFIRKVARRLKVSVS, from the coding sequence ATGCAAAACTCAACACCGCCGGATTTCTCGAGATATTGTGGTACGGTCGCAATGGCGAATAATTACGTAGCTGCTCAAGCCGATGGAGCGCAGGCCGTACCTGTTCTTGTTGTCACTTCAGCAAGTGAGCGCGCTTGTGATTTGTCAGATGTTTACAAGTCACTGCGGGTGCAGACCTTTCAAAGTTGGCAGTGGCTTGTTTGTTACGACGGCAACTCGGATGAGCAGTTGAATGCGGCGTTTATTGCTGAGGTTGCGAAGGATAAGCGCGTTCTTTTGCGCCCACGTGCCGAGTGTGCATCCACGAGCGCGGTTTGGTCTGCGTTTGATTATGTGGTGCTGGTGGATGCCAAAACTCAACTGAAATCGACGTTTATCGAAAAGGCCATCTGGTCCCTGGCATCAAATCCGGAGTTTGCCTTTTGCAATTCCTTGGGAATGATTCCGGGCGAGCACGGGTGGTTGATAAACCATCATTTGAGTGAAGGTAAACATTACCTTGCCAGTGCTCAATTGAGGGTCAGAGCGGCGGTATTCCGCAGGTCGGTACTGCTGGAGACTTTCTCCGATGTTGCGATTTTGTCGGACGGTCGGGATCCCCTCGCCATGCTTTCTTCCTTGGCTGACAAGGGGTATTGGGGATATACGATTCCAGAGTATCTGCAATGGTGCTCTTTCTCGGCGGTGGAGAATGATATTGATTCTGACCAGATAAAGGCCGGCAAGGCTGTTCCACAGGTCAATCGGCGTTTTCCTTCAGCCTATGAAACATTGCCGGTTGCGTTTCCTTTCCGCAATCCACTCAAGCGCAATGCAAGCGGCCGGCGGGTCATGTTTCTTCTGCCGTGGATGGTTGAAGGTGGGGCTGATCGGGTCAACATTGACCTTATCGAAGGCCTTGTTGCCGGTGGCGCTGATGTCACCGTGTGCGCGACCCTGGAAGCAGATCATCGCTGGCTCGGAAAGTTTGCCGAGTTGACCCGTGATGTTTTCGTGCTGCCGAATTTCCTGTCTTTGTCGGATTTTCCGCGCTTTATCTTGTATCTGATTGAATCTCGGAGCATTGACACGGTGTTGATCGCCGGCAGTACTTTGGGCTATCAGCTGCTGCCTTACTTGCGCACCATGGCGCCTGAAACGGCGTTTGTGGATTTGTGCCATACCGAAGAGATGCATTGGCTCAATGGTGGGCACCCGCGATTTGCGGTCGGTTACCAGGATGCACTTGATCTGAATGTGGTGAGTACGCGTCACTTGTCCGATTGGATGGAGAGGCTTGGCGCCGATCCGGAAAAGGTTCGAGTGATGTACACGGGAATCAAATCTCAACCGGTCTCCCTGTCCGAAAGCGAGCGTGGTGCAGTATTGCGCGGTTTTGCTTTGGATGAGCATGCTCTGACCATCATTTTTGCCGGTCGTATGTGTGATCAGAAGCGGCCGCTGAAGCTTGCCGAAATTTTGAGTGTGGCGAAGCAGAGGGGAGTTCGCTTCAATGCCCTGGTCATTGGCGAGGGGGAGTTGCGCCCTGCGTTTGAAAGTCTGATCGCACAGTATGACCTGGGCACAGAGGTACGTGTGCTGGGGGCGAAGCCTCACGCCGACTGGCTTTCCCTGCTGGCAGTGTCCGACGTCTTGTTAATGCCATCCGAGTACGAAGGAATTTCGGTTGCGCTTATCGAATCCATGGCGGCCGGTGTGGTTCCTGTCGTGGCGGATGTGGGTGGCCAGGACGAGCTGGTGGGTGTGGAAACCGGATACCTGGTCCAGCATGGCGAGGATGAAGTCGCTCGTTATGTGCAGGTGCTTCAAGAGTTGGCGGCGGACGCCGAAACACGTCGTCACAAGGCGCTGGCCTGTCGTCAGTTGATTGAGGCGAACTACACTGCCGCTGCAACCAGCCGTCAGTGGCTGGAAATCATGGATGAGGCGCGAGACAACAGAAAGCATTCGCCTCAACCATTTTTGCCGTTGGGGTTGGCCAGAGAAATGGCGACGAACGCGTTGGAAAACAGACGAGTCACTTCTTATCTCGATCACCTGTACTCAACGCACTGCCTGACGAATGAAGCACAGACCACCGCTCCATTCAATCAAGGTATTCTGGCTTTCCTGGTCGCGAAGATTCGTCGAAATCGCTGGGCCAGGTTTATTTTCAACAGGCCTTTTATCAGGAAGGTTGCACGAAGGTTGAAAGTGTCTGTTTCTTGA
- a CDS encoding NAD-dependent epimerase/dehydratase family protein — translation MKITVFGGGGFIGSTIVDRLLQDKHSIRVFERPRVPAYRTFLPDEQVEWMTGDLSDISSIKEAIDGVDVVLHLVSTTLPKSSNENPIYDVQSNVIATLQLLDAMVEKKVGRIVFISSGGTVYGAPKYIPIDEKHPTDPEVSYGITKLAIEKYLHLYSHLHGIKQVSLRVANPYGERQRVETAQGAVGVFIHNVLKGLPIEIWGDGNVQRDFLHVSDVAEAFAKAVTYTGETSVFNISSGIGTSLNSLMSMIEEVSGAPVARNYKPGRSFDVPVSVLCNKLAQDDLGWSPKISMKDGIFRTFEWAKKESQK, via the coding sequence ATGAAAATCACAGTGTTTGGCGGCGGCGGCTTTATCGGATCAACTATCGTTGATCGTTTGTTACAGGATAAGCATTCGATCCGTGTTTTCGAACGCCCGAGAGTGCCTGCCTATCGTACGTTTCTGCCTGATGAGCAAGTCGAGTGGATGACGGGCGATCTGTCGGATATCAGCAGTATCAAAGAGGCAATCGACGGAGTTGATGTTGTTTTGCATCTTGTTTCGACGACCTTGCCAAAAAGCTCGAATGAAAACCCGATCTATGATGTGCAAAGCAACGTAATCGCAACTTTGCAATTGCTTGATGCCATGGTTGAAAAAAAGGTCGGTCGAATTGTTTTCATTTCGTCGGGCGGGACTGTTTACGGCGCTCCGAAGTACATTCCTATTGATGAGAAACATCCGACTGATCCAGAGGTTTCTTATGGCATAACCAAGTTGGCCATCGAGAAATATTTACATCTATACAGCCACCTTCATGGCATCAAGCAAGTGTCTCTGCGGGTTGCCAATCCGTATGGCGAGCGCCAGCGCGTGGAAACAGCCCAGGGTGCTGTAGGTGTGTTCATTCATAATGTATTGAAGGGCTTGCCGATAGAAATCTGGGGTGATGGCAACGTCCAGCGCGATTTTCTTCATGTCAGCGACGTGGCGGAGGCATTTGCAAAAGCGGTGACCTACACCGGCGAAACCAGTGTTTTCAATATCAGTTCTGGTATCGGTACAAGTTTGAACAGCCTCATGTCGATGATCGAAGAGGTCAGCGGCGCGCCGGTTGCCAGAAACTACAAGCCTGGGCGTTCTTTCGATGTACCCGTGAGTGTGTTGTGCAATAAATTGGCTCAGGATGATCTCGGATGGTCGCCCAAGATTTCCATGAAAGACGGTATCTTCAGAACGTTTGAATGGGCCAAGAAAGAATCGCAGAAGTGA
- a CDS encoding glycosyltransferase, which translates to MKVLLTVHQFFPEFSAGTEVLTLSVARELKGRGHEVRIFTGFPATEALTDRERFDQYHYDGFLVDRFRHAYVPMGDQTSKIEIGYDNHLAADFFQQLLKEFQPDVVHFFHLNRLGTGLIEKAVTAGVPAYYTPTDFWSICPTGQLLRCGGLTCAGPSPDAGNCAVHFAANLLPGRIAALVSAIPDSVSDSLVRLIRSPRIPAVPFVGEVRALDKRLDRNIRRLNLLQAVIAPNRMIESLLLGNGVRPEIMVRSSYGINLAQPVVVRDRTLRDRPLVLGFIGTLASHKGCHVLLEALQRFSSREVHLKIYGKQTEFPEYVAKLHRLSDGNESVTFCGTFSNEDIFNVLGGLDALVVPSVWNENTPLVVYSAQAAGCPVVASDVPGIAEAVTHDVNGLLFTPGSVVELQHVLTRLIDEEGLLEGLSANSVPPKSVSVYVDELFQIWNSPM; encoded by the coding sequence ATGAAGGTATTACTCACCGTACATCAGTTTTTTCCAGAGTTTTCTGCAGGCACCGAAGTTCTGACCCTGTCCGTCGCTCGCGAGCTCAAGGGGCGGGGGCATGAGGTAAGGATCTTCACAGGTTTTCCGGCCACTGAAGCGCTGACGGATCGAGAGCGATTCGACCAATATCATTACGACGGGTTTCTCGTGGACCGATTTCGGCATGCCTATGTGCCGATGGGTGATCAGACGTCGAAAATCGAGATTGGCTATGATAACCATCTGGCTGCGGACTTTTTTCAGCAACTGCTGAAGGAGTTCCAGCCGGACGTTGTACATTTCTTTCACCTCAACCGCCTCGGCACCGGACTGATTGAAAAAGCCGTGACGGCGGGCGTGCCTGCTTATTACACGCCGACCGACTTCTGGAGTATTTGTCCTACTGGGCAGTTGCTGCGCTGTGGGGGACTGACCTGTGCCGGGCCGAGTCCGGACGCGGGGAATTGTGCAGTGCATTTCGCGGCCAATCTGTTGCCCGGTCGAATCGCTGCGCTGGTCAGTGCAATTCCCGATAGTGTCAGCGATAGTTTGGTGCGTCTGATTCGTTCTCCTCGGATTCCAGCGGTTCCGTTCGTGGGTGAGGTGCGTGCTCTCGATAAGCGTCTTGACCGCAACATTCGTCGGTTGAATCTTCTGCAGGCTGTCATTGCTCCCAATAGGATGATTGAGTCATTGCTTCTGGGTAACGGCGTGCGACCCGAAATAATGGTCAGGTCGTCCTATGGCATCAACCTGGCCCAGCCTGTCGTGGTGCGCGACCGGACGTTGCGTGATAGGCCGCTGGTATTGGGTTTCATCGGTACGCTCGCCTCGCATAAAGGCTGCCACGTGCTTCTGGAGGCGCTGCAGCGGTTTTCTTCCCGCGAGGTGCATCTCAAGATATATGGCAAACAAACCGAATTTCCGGAATATGTAGCCAAACTGCATCGTTTGTCGGATGGGAATGAGTCGGTGACGTTCTGCGGCACATTTTCGAATGAGGACATCTTCAACGTGTTGGGTGGCCTGGATGCACTGGTAGTGCCATCTGTCTGGAATGAAAATACTCCGCTTGTTGTCTACTCGGCTCAGGCTGCCGGTTGTCCCGTAGTGGCGTCCGATGTACCCGGAATCGCCGAGGCGGTTACTCATGATGTGAACGGGTTGCTATTTACGCCAGGCAGCGTCGTCGAGCTCCAACACGTTCTCACACGCCTGATCGACGAAGAAGGGTTGCTGGAGGGGTTGTCCGCGAATTCCGTGCCACCAAAATCTGTTTCTGTCTATGTGGATGAGTTGTTTCAGATTTGGAACTCACCCATGTAG